CTGGAATACAGCGTTCCCGATGGTACCACCGTTGAAGATTTCAAGGAGCGGCGCATACGTAACCGTTTCAGTGTCAATTGGGAAGAAACGATCGGGCGGGACAACTTCCAGAGTGATGCCAGCCTCGACGGGACTACATTTACGTCTCCATTGGGTAAACTGAGGCTGCCTGGTGTAACCGGCTATGATTTCGGAAACGGAAATGTATTCACCGTTTATCCAAAAGCAAAAATCATTTTGGTGACGATGGAAGTTTTCAACACAGACGAAACCTATTACAAATACCATAAATCCCTCGACAACGCGCGGAATTCGGATAATCCTTTTGTAGAACCTTCCCTTGTTTTTACAAATATAAACGGCGGCCTGGGCTGTTTTGCAGCGTATCACATTGGCCAGCTGATCTACCGGCCAAAGTAAAATCAGTGTACTTTGTCTATACCCCGCGCGTTCTACATTTTAAGACAAACTGAGGTCAAACCACCTCAAAATGCGCTTTCTGTTTCTTCTAATTTTACAAGAAAATACATCATTTGCCCAATTAAATCACCAGAATAGTCACCCATTGGAAGCTATTTTGAGAAATTCACTCCCTTTCCATCCAGCTCAAAACCGAACAGGGCGTAAGTGTCACTTTAAGGCATAATTTTTTCTAAATTCTGGCTACACTCACTATAAGGCTTCTCGAAGCGATAAATTCTGTTAACCACCTCTAAAACAAAGAGGTTTAAAATATATATGTATCAGTTTGATATGATATCCTATTAACAACCTTAAACAAAATTAGTTATGGACTTGCAAGGAACTGATAAGGATAAAACAAAGAAAATACATCCTTCAAATAAAGATACAGGTGAACCCGATACGCTTCTCGAAACACTCGAAGACCTGAAGGAAGACGGTTTCACTTACGATTTTAACCTCACCGCCCACGCGCTTGAGGTTCACAAGGAAGACGGAATATGCCTTAACCTGTCACCTGAGGATTTTGATATTGTACAGGTCTACCGGTTTGAAGGTATGACTGATCCTTCCGATATGTCAATCCTGTATGCGATCGAATCGAAGGATGGATTGAAGGGAACGCTGGTCAGCAGCTACGGCGTATATGCCGATGCGATGACCAATGAGATGATCAAAAAACTGGACACCAGAAGCTCACTGATCGTTCACCACGACGATGAAGATATTGCGCATTGACCTGCGCTTTATTCACACTATAATTGACTTTAATAGAGAGAAAAGATGTTACGTTGGCCATTTGGTGTAATGTAGCATCTTTTCATGTATCAGACCTGTCAGCTAAATCTTCTTATTGTAATGAAAGACATTCTGGAATGGGAAAGAGTATTGCTTAATGAACTGCCTCCCATTTTTCTTGTCGAGGTATTGGTACGTTCAGTTATCATGTTCGTTTTCCTGCTGGCTGCACTCCGCATAACCGGAAAACGTGGCGTCAGGCAGCTTTCGATATTCGAAACGGTGATCATTATTGCGCTTGGTTCGGCAGCCGGCGACCCGATGTTTTATGAAGACGTGGGCATTTTACCTGCACTGGTAGTTTTTGCAACTATCATTATGTTGTACAGGGCAGTAACCTGGCTCACTGGTAAAAGCCAATTTTTCGAGAAAATGGTCGAAGGTAAAACAGTCTGCCTAATTCACGAGGGCCGGTTTTCAACCTCTGAATTTTCAAAAGAAACGCTGGCACAGGACGAATTTTTCTCAGAATTGCGGTCAAGGAGTACCGAGCACCTCGGCCAGGTTCGCAAGGCTTATCTGGAACCTTCGGGCGAAGTAAGTATTTTCTTTTATAAGGACGATGAAGTGAAGTATGGCTTGCCGTTGTTGCCGGAGCTTTATTACAAAAAGAGCAAGACAGTACTGAGTGAAGGTTATCATTCTTGCTCATTTTGCGGCAACACGGAAATTTTGCAGCCAGGTCCACACATCTGTCCGGTTTGTCACAAGGACGAGTGGGTGAGCTCCATCAATTCCTGCCGAATTGGATAAAATTTTGGTCAAAAAACATTGAAAAAACACTTGGCACAGCTATTTTAAGGCTTTTGCTTCTAAAAGGACACGGCTATGGAAATGATAGAATTAACCGAAGAATTGATCCGATCGGCTGAAGAGCGGTCGATGGGGCAGTCATACCCGCATTTTGTCAAAAACCTGAAAGCGATCGGTGTTGATAATTATGAGGTACGCGTGAGAGATCACCGACGTACTTATACTGCGGCAAATGGTGATAAGCTGCAAATTCCGGGCGAATACCCCGAGTTTGAATGTGCGGAAGCCTTTGAACTGGAAGATGTGAAAAAAGCAATCAAACGAAGTCAGGACGGAGAAATAGATTACCAGACTTTCCTGAGAGAAATAGGCGCGGCGGGCATTCACACGTATGTGGCCGATCTTGCCGGTATGACGATTATTTATCAGGGTCCGAACTCGGAATATGAATACGAGGAGATTATTCCGGAAGTATAGCCTGGGGCGTTATCCCTCAGGCTATTCTTTTCCGAAGCTCTTCCAGCTGTGAGTCGCTGAAATCCAGATGGGTTACAAAACGAACAAGGCCTTTCCCGAAGGTTACTGCAAGTATTCCCAGCGCTGCCAATTTATGAACATATTGGGTTTCTGATATTCCTTCGGCGATTTTGATGATCACAATATTGGTGTCGACCGGAAATACAGCTTCAACTTCGGGTTTGGCTTCGAAGATTTTCCCGATTTCCCTGGCGCGTGCATGATCTTCCTTTAACCTGTCGACGTGATGGTCGAGGGCATAAATACCGGCAGCCGCCAGAAAACCGGCTTGCCGCCAGCCGCCGCCCATGACTTTCCTGAACCGCTTCGCTTTGCCGATCATTTCCTTAGTTCCCAGTAACAAGGAGCCGATCGGACACCCCAATCCCTTTGACAAACAGATACTGATGCTGTCAAAAACCTCTCCGTACTCCCTGGGTGCCTCCCCTGTTTCTACCAATGCATTGAATAACCGTGCGCCATCCAGGTGCAGCGGAATCCCTTTTTCAGTGCAAACCTGCCTGATCGCCTTTATTTCATTAAAGTTGTAGTAACTCCCCCCGCCTTTATTCATTGTATTTTCAAGTGAAACCAGGCGTGTCAAAGTCGAATGGATATCATTTTCGGGACTTATTGCCTCCGCCACCTGGCTTGCAGTAAGTCGGCCTCTGTCGCCGTCGAGCAGTTTTACCGATGAAAGTGAATTCAGCATGATACCGCCGCCTTCGTACAGATAAATATGCGAGTTTTTGTCACAAATCACGTCGCTGCCCGGCTGCGTGTGTACGCGGATCGCGAGCTGGTTGGTCATTGTTCCCGAGGCGCAAAACAACGCATCTTCCATTCCAAAAAGCCTTGCAGCCTTTTCCTGCAATGCATTGACCGTTGGATCGTCGCCCATTACATCGTCGCCTACAACGGCTTCCCACATGGCCTGCTGCATTTCCGGCGTTGGTTTTGTAACCGTGTCACTGCGTAGATCAATTTTCATTTGTTATAATTACTAAAAAGCGCATTAATGCCGGACACATCATGCATGAAGTTATTTGAAAAGCTAATTACGCAAGTGTTGTCAATAAGTACCAAATACTTTTAAACAGATATATTGCATCCAAAATCTGAACTATGGAATTTGAAGAATACCTGATCACCAAAAAGATTGATGTAAATGCTTTCCGGAAAGCCGATGCGGCGCGTTTTGAAGAGTGGAGCAACTTGTTTCAAACCATGCATCCAGAAAGTTTTACCGCGCACAAAAAATTCCTTGTTAATGAGATCAGGAGGAGATATCACCTTAAAGGTGAATAAAACTCATCCTTTCATCTCTTCCATTACCTTCATTAATATCCCTACTGTCTTCTCGGTTTGCTCTTTACTGGGCGTGGTGTCCCAGTTGCCCACAACTCCATTGCTGCCGATGTAGATACCATCTTTCCGGGAGATGAAGTTAGCGCCCTGGGTGTAAAGTTTGTAATTAATATCGCTCTGCGGGATCAGACACGAAAGCTGACCGGAAACGGGTGTAAGCTCCTCATCATTAAAAACCGGCTTTGCACCCAATCCCATACAAATCACGATTACCTTTTCGGGCAATGCGTCGATATCTTCCAGCTTCTTAATTTCCTGGATCTTCACTTTTCCGCCAAACATCGTGAAATCCTGCAACTGGTGACGCAGGTAAGTGGGGATATTGAACATAATATTGGACCTGCGGGTAACATAATCCGCCTTGAAAGGATGTTCTTTTTTTTCCAGCCGTACCCGCTCCGGGAGCAGTCCTTCTATTTCAAAGTCCTCGCCGCCAGCGCCCGGCGTATACACGGGCACCTGATTAAAAACGCCGTATTCTTCAGCCCAGCAGGCAATATCGTTCATGCCGAGCAAGAACTGAAAGCGGCGGTGCGAGAAGCGTGTGGCCTCTTCCCAAATCGCTTCAAATTCCGGTTTCGCCACTTTTTTATCACAAACCCTCGATGCCGGCGACCAGGTGCCGGTTGCCAGATTACTGGTGATGTTAGGAGGTACGTCCTTCGTGTAAATGGTTACCTCGCAGCCACTTTCCTGCAGTAGCCTGGCGGTAGCAATACCAACTGTTCCGCAACCAATTACGGCCACTTTCTTTTCGCCGGTTTTAAGAACATTATTCCGTGCGATATTGCCCGTGCCCCATGAAAGCGACCAGCCACTTCCTCCGTGACCATAATTGTGCACCAGCGTTTTGCTTCCAAGCTGCTCCACATCCAGCCTTGGGCCGGATGCACGAAATGGCCTCAGGCCTACCGTTTCCTTCACGATCCGGTCCATGGAAAGCCTCAGCTTCGGAATCTGATGATAGCCGCGGCTGATATGGAAATGCTTGTCAGGATATTGGACCTGCGTTTTAGGCACGCAGCCAGAGGCAATAGCGCCCAAGGCAAAACTGGCAGGTACTGCTTTTTCAAAGAAATTTCTACGGTTCATGGAGGTTGGATAATTAACACACAACAATCGAAAAATAAACAAGGCGACCATCTTTTACAAACTTCCTATTGCTATTACCGCTTGATTCAGAACATTATTTTAAAAAATTAAAATATATCCAACAACACCTTCCTATTGTGCCAAATGCAGTTCGCGAAATTTTTGGTATGTTAGTTCAATATATTTCAGAATAAAGCATAAAAAACAGTGCATGAATATCCATATTATTGATACCGGGTTCTTTAAGCTGGACGGAGGCGCGATGTTTGGCGTTGTTCCTAAATCGCTCTGGAATAAACAAAATCCGGCAGACGAAAAAAACCTTTGCTCCTGGGCAATGCGTTGCCTGCTTATTGAAGACGGGAAAAAACTGATCCTCATAGATACCGGCATGGGAGACAAACAGGATGCAAAGTTTTTCGGACATTACGATCTGCACGGCGACGCCACGCTCATCTCTTCTATTCAAAGCAAAGGATTTGCGCTGGAAGATGTTACCGACGTGATATTGACCCACCTTCACTTTGATCATGTCGGCGGCGCAGTCAGGTTCAGGGATCAGTCCAGCTTACAGCCTACTTTCCCTAATGCCACGTACTGGTCAAATGAAGCGCACTGGAACTGGGCGATCAATCCAAATCCGCGGGAAAAAGCATCTTTTTTGAAAGAAAACATACTTCCACTGCACGAATCGGCGCAGTTACAATTTATTAAAAACGGAACTTCCCCCTTTGAATCCATCGATTTTCTGTTTGTTGACGGCCACACGGAGCAAATGATGCTGCCTGTGATCAGTTACAAGGATCAAAAAATCATCTACGTGGCCGATTTGCTGCCTTCGTCATTTCATATCCCGATTCCCTGGATTATGAGCTACGATATGCGGCCACTGCAAACCATGGATGAAAAACAGACAGTGCTCCATCATGCGGTTCACGAAAACCACATCCTGCTCTTCGAGCACGATCCATTGTACGAAGCCGGCATTGTGGAACAGACTGACAAAGGGATCAAGATTCGGGCTCGCGGCCCATTAACCGACTTCCTCGCGAACTGAATATGAAAACGGCTCTGGTATTGTCAGGCGGCGGTGCGCGCGGAATTGCGCATTTGGGAGTGATACAGGCATTGTTTGAGAAAGGCATCAAGCCGGATCTCATCAGTGCTACGAGTTCCGGCGCATTCGTCGGGGCGATGGTGGCTTACGGTTACCAACCGCAGGATATTCTTGAGAAAATTATTCAAACCAGTTTTTATCCCTATTTAAGGCCCGGTTTTGGAGCAAACGGTCTATTGCAAATGAAGCGGATAGAAACAGTTATCCGCCAGTACATTCCTGAAAATTCATTCGAATCGCTACAAATCCCGCTGGTACTCAATGCTACCGATATCATTTCGGGAGAAACCGTGCTCTTTCGCGAAGGAGAGCTGGCGTTACCGCTGCTTGCTTCGTGCTGCATTCCGGGGCTTTTCAGTCCAATTAAGGTTAATGGCCACGATCTGGTCGATGGAGGCGTATTAAACAACCTTCCCGTCGAGTATATTGAGCAGGAAGCCGATGTCATTATCGGAAGTCACTGCAACCCGTTCAGCCTCGACAAACCTTTAAGAACAACTACCGAAATCGTTTACCGCAGCCTGATCCTGGCCATGCACGCCAAAAATCGCGAACGTTTGAAAAAATGTACCCTGCTCATCGAACCGCCGGCATTGAATAAGTTCGGAATATTTGATTTCAGAAAAGCGAAGGCGCTTTATGATGTTGGGTATAGCTATACTCGCGAACTATTAAATGCAGAAAACGTCATTTGGACTGGGAAGCCAAAACCCTAACCACCCAATCCCCAACCTGCTCACCCTGCTTCTGGCCGTTCGTAATGGCGTCCATGAAATGTATGCCTCCATAGAATCTCGACATTCCGGATTCCAGAGCGGCCGCCATGAATGACGGGAATTTGCGGGCTTTGAGATTAAACCGCTCTTCTACCGAATCAGTATAGGCGAAATCCTTTCCAAAATAATGCGTCAGGATTACCGCTGAGCAAGTCGAAATCACCGAGTGTCCGCTGAGATATTCAGGAAATGGCGGAGTTTGCAGGAATGGTGTCCAGGTAGGATCGATATATTTGCGGATCGCAGTCTCGGGACGAATGCGGTTGCTTCTGAATTTTTCGTCCCAGCAGGTCATGAAGCTGTCCATCAGCCCGATTGCCACGGCAGTATTGATCAGCATTGTTTTTCCAAAACCAGTTTTCGCCTGCCGGCAAGCAATATCTGTGATCCCCATCCAATGTGCGCCCGGAGAGATCTTTTTCATGCCTACCAGTAGATGCCCTTTATTTTCAAGGGCAAATGGATTACAATCCCAGAAAGCAGCAGTGACACGGTGTTCCTGTTCTTTCTTATCGTCGTAATTCTGCTTCATTAGTTTAAAAAACGCCGAATTCTTGTCCTCCGAGAATGCGACAGGGGGTGGCGGCATAAACTGCGCAGCCGAATCGAGCGTAAACGGCCTTACCGTAGTGAAATAGGGTTCCACAGGCGGAAAGTACCCCGGCGGAGTGGGATACCAGGTACCTGGTGTTTTCCTGGGCTCATACCTGGGAAAGTTACTGATCAGGTTGTACTTGTCTGCTTTGGCATATTTCAGGATCTGCTTGCTTACTTCCAATCCATAAGCCTTCGAGCCGGCCAGAATTTCTTCGTCCCAGCCCAGCGTCCTGCACGAATCGAGTAGCCGGTCCTGGTATTTCTGCAAAAGAGCGCCCGAAGGCTGCATTTTTTTTGCAGTTTCCAGTATCGCCATTACTGCTGCCAGCTGATAGGAATAGCTTTCAACAGCAGGTTTAGCAATCACGGGAAAATCATTTAAAACACCATGCATGCTTTTAAAAGCAGTATCGTTTTGTGCGACCACTTCATATCCTGCCAGACAAGCATAGGAAAAAAAACGGGCACTGAGCGGTGGATTGGTCACATCATGCACCATTACGTCGGTCATCTGAAGGGTTACCTGCCCTAGTACGTCCGGATTCAGATGATGCTCCTTTTGCTCTTTACTGCAACCAAACCACAGACAAACGGAGAATAGTATTAAGAGGATTTTACTGAGCTTTGCCAACCTGATATGCTTTAATTTCCTTTTGATTTATACCAAACAATAATTTGCTGCCCAGTGGCAACACGCTCCGCACATCGCCTTTCAAAGCGAAACCCGACTGGCTTTGGCGGATGTACCTAAACTGTCCATTTCCATCGTTTTTCAGCAACACACCATAATTAGCGTCATATTTTCCGAAACGCAGACGCGCCTTGCTCACATTTCCGCATAGCAGCAGGTCCTTTTTCCCGTCACCATCGTAATCCAGACTTGTGATTGTGTACACGGGCGAGCTTTGCACTTCAAGCGGCAGCGATTTTTCGACAAACTTACCCGCTGCATTGCGCTCAAAATAAGCCGTTTTCAGATAATTCGATTCCAGCTCTTTGGCACCCTCCAATTCTTCCGGTGTAAATATTTCTTTGACAGAAACCTCCGCATAACTTTTGTAATCCTGAAAACGGGTACGCATAATGCTCATT
This Dyadobacter sp. UC 10 DNA region includes the following protein-coding sequences:
- a CDS encoding DUF421 domain-containing protein — encoded protein: MKDILEWERVLLNELPPIFLVEVLVRSVIMFVFLLAALRITGKRGVRQLSIFETVIIIALGSAAGDPMFYEDVGILPALVVFATIIMLYRAVTWLTGKSQFFEKMVEGKTVCLIHEGRFSTSEFSKETLAQDEFFSELRSRSTEHLGQVRKAYLEPSGEVSIFFYKDDEVKYGLPLLPELYYKKSKTVLSEGYHSCSFCGNTEILQPGPHICPVCHKDEWVSSINSCRIG
- a CDS encoding DUF1398 domain-containing protein, coding for MEMIELTEELIRSAEERSMGQSYPHFVKNLKAIGVDNYEVRVRDHRRTYTAANGDKLQIPGEYPEFECAEAFELEDVKKAIKRSQDGEIDYQTFLREIGAAGIHTYVADLAGMTIIYQGPNSEYEYEEIIPEV
- a CDS encoding threonine aldolase family protein: MKIDLRSDTVTKPTPEMQQAMWEAVVGDDVMGDDPTVNALQEKAARLFGMEDALFCASGTMTNQLAIRVHTQPGSDVICDKNSHIYLYEGGGIMLNSLSSVKLLDGDRGRLTASQVAEAISPENDIHSTLTRLVSLENTMNKGGGSYYNFNEIKAIRQVCTEKGIPLHLDGARLFNALVETGEAPREYGEVFDSISICLSKGLGCPIGSLLLGTKEMIGKAKRFRKVMGGGWRQAGFLAAAGIYALDHHVDRLKEDHARAREIGKIFEAKPEVEAVFPVDTNIVIIKIAEGISETQYVHKLAALGILAVTFGKGLVRFVTHLDFSDSQLEELRKRIA
- a CDS encoding FAD-dependent oxidoreductase is translated as MNRRNFFEKAVPASFALGAIASGCVPKTQVQYPDKHFHISRGYHQIPKLRLSMDRIVKETVGLRPFRASGPRLDVEQLGSKTLVHNYGHGGSGWSLSWGTGNIARNNVLKTGEKKVAVIGCGTVGIATARLLQESGCEVTIYTKDVPPNITSNLATGTWSPASRVCDKKVAKPEFEAIWEEATRFSHRRFQFLLGMNDIACWAEEYGVFNQVPVYTPGAGGEDFEIEGLLPERVRLEKKEHPFKADYVTRRSNIMFNIPTYLRHQLQDFTMFGGKVKIQEIKKLEDIDALPEKVIVICMGLGAKPVFNDEELTPVSGQLSCLIPQSDINYKLYTQGANFISRKDGIYIGSNGVVGNWDTTPSKEQTEKTVGILMKVMEEMKG
- a CDS encoding MBL fold metallo-hydrolase — protein: MNIHIIDTGFFKLDGGAMFGVVPKSLWNKQNPADEKNLCSWAMRCLLIEDGKKLILIDTGMGDKQDAKFFGHYDLHGDATLISSIQSKGFALEDVTDVILTHLHFDHVGGAVRFRDQSSLQPTFPNATYWSNEAHWNWAINPNPREKASFLKENILPLHESAQLQFIKNGTSPFESIDFLFVDGHTEQMMLPVISYKDQKIIYVADLLPSSFHIPIPWIMSYDMRPLQTMDEKQTVLHHAVHENHILLFEHDPLYEAGIVEQTDKGIKIRARGPLTDFLAN
- a CDS encoding patatin-like phospholipase family protein, with the translated sequence MKTALVLSGGGARGIAHLGVIQALFEKGIKPDLISATSSGAFVGAMVAYGYQPQDILEKIIQTSFYPYLRPGFGANGLLQMKRIETVIRQYIPENSFESLQIPLVLNATDIISGETVLFREGELALPLLASCCIPGLFSPIKVNGHDLVDGGVLNNLPVEYIEQEADVIIGSHCNPFSLDKPLRTTTEIVYRSLILAMHAKNRERLKKCTLLIEPPALNKFGIFDFRKAKALYDVGYSYTRELLNAENVIWTGKPKP
- a CDS encoding vanadium-dependent haloperoxidase, whose translation is MAKLSKILLILFSVCLWFGCSKEQKEHHLNPDVLGQVTLQMTDVMVHDVTNPPLSARFFSYACLAGYEVVAQNDTAFKSMHGVLNDFPVIAKPAVESYSYQLAAVMAILETAKKMQPSGALLQKYQDRLLDSCRTLGWDEEILAGSKAYGLEVSKQILKYAKADKYNLISNFPRYEPRKTPGTWYPTPPGYFPPVEPYFTTVRPFTLDSAAQFMPPPPVAFSEDKNSAFFKLMKQNYDDKKEQEHRVTAAFWDCNPFALENKGHLLVGMKKISPGAHWMGITDIACRQAKTGFGKTMLINTAVAIGLMDSFMTCWDEKFRSNRIRPETAIRKYIDPTWTPFLQTPPFPEYLSGHSVISTCSAVILTHYFGKDFAYTDSVEERFNLKARKFPSFMAAALESGMSRFYGGIHFMDAITNGQKQGEQVGDWVVRVLASQSK